One window of Amaranthus tricolor cultivar Red isolate AtriRed21 chromosome 11, ASM2621246v1, whole genome shotgun sequence genomic DNA carries:
- the LOC130827136 gene encoding uncharacterized protein LOC130827136 isoform X1, with the protein MKFFRIAIRSVSDGFYHRQLNRTMIFKTLSTDSKSGHDNDENQNDKSFADDFANRIFGESLEESPLYRKLEKIEKNRSWGMFSNIGDSFEDSMKEAATYFEFDRNEINQEDFSYRADMNFRTGMTYTPEDLNLRKPGSWRPSKKSEFHVTSDEVLKKADFRNVKFLANFLTDAGIIIKRSQTKISAKAQRKVAREIKIARAFGLLPFTTMGTKNFKVGTTMEALDADYSCQSDHLQESVEE; encoded by the exons ATGAAGTTTTTTAGGATTGCAATTCGATCTGTTAGTGATGGATTTTATCATCGTCAACTTAATCGGACAATGATTTTTAAGACCCTTTCAACTGATTCAAAGTCGG GTCATGACAATGATGAGAATCAGAATGACAAATCATTTGCTGATGACTTTGCAAACCGCATATTTGGTGAAAGTTTGGAAGAAAGTCCTCTTTATCGAAAACTTGAGAAAATTGAGAAGAATCGGTCTTGGGGTATGTTTTCCAATATTGGTGATAGTTTTGAAGATAGCATGAAGGAGGCAGCTACATATTTTGAGTTTGACCGAAATGAGATCAACCAAGAAGATTTTTCTTATAGAGCAGACATGAATTTCAGGACTGGTATGACATATACCCCTGAG GATCTAAATCTTAGGAAGCCTGGAAGTTGGAGACCTAGCAAAAAATCCGAGTTTCATGTAACTTCAGATGAGGTTCTCAAGAAAGCAGATTTTCGG AATGTGAAATTCCTTGCCAATTTTTTGACAGACGCTGGAATAATAATCAAGAGAAGCCAG ACTAAGATTAGTGCAAAAGCCCAAAGGAAAGTTGCAAGGGAGATCAAGATAGCCCGAGCATTTGGATTGTTGCCTTTCACTACTATGGGGACAAAAAACTTCAAAGTAGGGACAACAATGGAAGCTCTTGACGCGGATTACTCTTGCCAATCCGATCATCTTCAGGAATCTGTTGAAGAATAG
- the LOC130827136 gene encoding uncharacterized protein LOC130827136 isoform X2, whose product MKFFRIAIRSVSDGFYHRQLNRTMIFKTLSTDSKSGHDNDENQNDKSFADDFANRIFGESLEESPLYRKLEKIEKNRSWGMFSNIGDSFEDSMKEAATYFEFDRNEINQEDFSYRADMNFRTGMTYTPEDLNLRKPGSWRPSKKSEFHVTSDEVLKKADFRNVKFLANFLTDAGIIIKRSQVRLHTFDPSNRPLGLSHL is encoded by the exons ATGAAGTTTTTTAGGATTGCAATTCGATCTGTTAGTGATGGATTTTATCATCGTCAACTTAATCGGACAATGATTTTTAAGACCCTTTCAACTGATTCAAAGTCGG GTCATGACAATGATGAGAATCAGAATGACAAATCATTTGCTGATGACTTTGCAAACCGCATATTTGGTGAAAGTTTGGAAGAAAGTCCTCTTTATCGAAAACTTGAGAAAATTGAGAAGAATCGGTCTTGGGGTATGTTTTCCAATATTGGTGATAGTTTTGAAGATAGCATGAAGGAGGCAGCTACATATTTTGAGTTTGACCGAAATGAGATCAACCAAGAAGATTTTTCTTATAGAGCAGACATGAATTTCAGGACTGGTATGACATATACCCCTGAG GATCTAAATCTTAGGAAGCCTGGAAGTTGGAGACCTAGCAAAAAATCCGAGTTTCATGTAACTTCAGATGAGGTTCTCAAGAAAGCAGATTTTCGG AATGTGAAATTCCTTGCCAATTTTTTGACAGACGCTGGAATAATAATCAAGAGAAGCCAG gtaaggttgcatacatttGATCCCTCAAACAGGCCCTTAGGGCTGAGCCACTTATGA
- the LOC130827133 gene encoding phosphoinositide phospholipase C 6-like, giving the protein MIEILRTYRTMTSSVKQIKCLEAIKDHAFAASKYSVIITFEDHLSPRRQKIATQMVSNTFREMLYPGVDFLEFPSPEELKEKILISTKPPKESSESFNDQENYDHKTKEISDRSQSIQENYSGTTYTDPEFDIPIKFSLQDDEEEEEEEEDEDEEGSVPEYSHLIAIHALKWQDGGLKHLLKQNSNRAARLSMSEQELEVTVKSHATDIVKFTQKNLLRVYPKGTRFLSSNYNPLIGWTHGAQMVAFNMQVKLYMGDGWHMQFHRTHFDRFSPPDFFAKVEIWGVPADIKRETTAVIENQWVPMWNKEFKFPLTAPELALLRIEVRDEDVDGRHGFGGQTCLPISELRTGIRAVPLYSQKGEKYEHVKLLIKFQISLP; this is encoded by the exons ATGATTGAAATTTTAAGGACTTACAGGACAATGACTTCTTCAGTAAAACAGATCAAATGTCTGGAAGCAATAAAAGATCATGCTTTTGCTGCATCAAAATACTCTGTCATCATTACTTTTGAAGATCACTTGAGTCCTCGACGTCAAAAGATAGCAACCCAG ATGGTGAGCAACACATTTAGAGAAATGTTATATCCTGGAGTGGATTTTCTTGAATTTCCTTCACCAGAAGAATTGAAGGAAAAGATTTTGATATCAACTAAACCACCAAAAGAATCTTCagaaagtttcaatgatcaagaaAATTACGATCACAAAACCAAGGAAATCTCTGATAGATCACAGTCAATACAGGAAAATTACAGTGGAACAACTTACACAGATCCTGAGTTTGACATACCAATTAAGTTTAGCCTACAGGATGAcgaggaggaagaggaagaggaagaggacgAGGACGAGGAAGGTAGTGTTCCTGAGTATAGCCACTTGATCGCGATTCATGCACTCAAGTGGCAGGATGGAGGACTCAAACATTTGTTAAAACAGAATTCTAATCGAGCTGCTCGACTCAGTATGAGCGAACAAGAGCTTGAAGTTACCGTCAAATCTCATGCAACTGATATTGTCAA GTTTACACAGAAGAACCTACTCAGAGTATATCCGAAGGGTACACGTTTTTTGTCTTCGAATTACAATCCACTGATTGGATGGACACACGGAGCGCAAATGGTAGCATTCAACATGCAG GTAAAGTTGTATATGGGGGATGGATGGCATATGCAATTTCATCGAACACATTTCGACCGATTTTCTCCACCAGATTTCTTTGCCAAG GTCGAAATATGGGGAGTTCCGGCTGACATAAAGAGAGAAACGACAGCAGTTATTGAAAACCAGTGGGTGCCAATGTGGAATAAGGAGTTCAAGTTCCCCTTGACAGCTCCTGAACTCGCGCTCCTAAGAATTGAAGTGCGCGATGAGGATGTAGACGGAAGGCATGGCTTTGGAGGACAGACATGCTTACCAATCTCGGAGCTGAGAACTGGAATACGAGCTGTTCCATTGTACAGCCAAAAGGGAGAGAAATATGAACATGTTAAACTTCTCATCAAATTTCAGATTTCACTGCCATGA
- the LOC130827226 gene encoding internal alternative NAD(P)H-ubiquinone oxidoreductase A1, mitochondrial-like, translating to MSFLRKILKPSNLNSKTQFSVSSKTLYNSVFPAKYCTSAAVTRHAGLGPTKPEEKPRVVVLGSGWAGSRLMKDIDTKIYDIVCVSPRNHMVFTPLLASTCVGTLEFRSVAEPIGRIQPAISNEPNSYYFLANCTSVDTKLHEVQCETVTTGAQSLEPWKFRISYDKLVVASGAEASTFGINGVHQHAIFLREVHHAQEIRRKLLLNLMLSDIPGVSEKEKQRLLHCVVVGGGPTGVEFSGELSDFIMRDVRQRYAHVKNYVHVTLIEANEILSSFDDRLRHYANKQLTKSGVRLVRGTVKDVQPDKLILSDGSEVPYGLLVWSTGVGPSPFVETLEVEKSPGGRIGIDDWLRVPGVQDMYAIGDCAGFLESTGKPVLPALAQVAERQGKYLAKSLNQLGKAGGGRANSAANIDMGEPFVYKHLGSMATIGRYKALVDLRTSKEEKGLSLKGFPSWIIWRSAYLTRVVSWRNRLYVAINWLTTIVFGRDISRI from the exons ATgtcatttttaagaaaaattcttAAACCCTCTAATCTGAATTCTAAAACCCAGTTTTCAGTTTCATCTAAAACCCTTTACAACTCTGTATTTCCTGCAAAGTATTGTACTTCTGCTGCTGTTACAAGGCATGCTGGGCTTGGGCCCACTAAGCCTGAAGAAAAGCCCAGAGTGGTGGTATTGGGCTCTGGATGGGCTGGATCTAGGCTCATGAAGGACATTGacacaaaaatatatgatatAGTTTGTGTATCACCTAGAAATCATATGGTTTTTACTCCATTGTTAGCATCAACTTGTGTTGGTACTCTTGAGTTTAGGTCTGTTGCTGAGCCTATTGGAAGAATTCAACCTGCTATTTCTAATGAACctaattcttattattttcttgCTAATTGTACATCTGTTGATACAAAACTACATGAG GTACAATGTGAGACTGTGACTACTGGAGCTCAGTCATTGGAGCCATGGAAGTTTAGAATATCATATGACAAATTAGTTGTTGCATCAGGAGCAGAAGCGTCCACATTTGGAATCAATGGGGTGCATCAACATGCTATTTTTCTTCGTGAAGTTCATCATGCTCAAGAGATCCGAAGAAAACTTCTCTTGAACTTGATGTTGTCTGATATACCTG GTGTCTCTGAAAAGGAGAAACAACGACTCCTGCATTGTGTTGTCGTGGGTGGTGGTCCTACTGGCGTTGAGTTCAGTGGTGAGCTCAGTGATTTCATCATGAGGGATGTCCGTCAAAGATATGCTCATGTCAAAAATTACGTCCATGTCACTTTGATTGAG GCAAATGAAATTCTGTCTTCCTTCGATGACCGTCTCAGACATTATGCTAACAAACAACTGACTAAG TCAGGAGTTCGACTAGTCCGTGGAACTGTGAAAGATGTACAGCCTGACAAGTTAATTCTTAGTGATGGCTCAGAAGTTCCCTATGGGCTGTTAGTTTGGTCTACGGGTGTTGGTCCCTCACCTTTTGTGGAGACTCTTGAAGTCGAGAAGTCACCAGGTGGAAG GATTGGTATCGATGACTGGTTACGTGTTCCTGGTGTTCAAGATATGTATGCAATTGGTGATTGTGCAGGATTCCTCGAAAGCACTGGCAAACCGGTTCTCCCTGCTTTGGCACAG GTAGCAGAGCGACAAGGAAAATATTTAGCCAAGTCTTTGAACCAGCTTGGTAAAGCGGGTGGAGGGCGTGCAAACAGCGCAGCAAATATTGATATGGGAGAGCCTTTTGTGTACAAGCATCTAGGATCTATGGCAACTATTGGTAGATACAAGGCACTGGTTGATCTTAGGACGAGCAAG GAAGAAAAAGGCTTGTCTTTGAAAGGTTTTCCTAGTTGGATTATCTGGCGATCTGCGTACCTTACTCGAGTTGTAAGTTGGCGAAATCGACTCTATGTGGCCATTAACTGGTTGACCACAATTGTATTTGGCCGTGACATAAGCCGGATATAG